The genomic segment ATAACCTGTGGTACAGTATCAACGATTTTATCATATGTATTTTGCTGATCTACAGGCAATAGTCTTACTGAATCGTTTTTAACAACTAAAAATGCAACGGGCTTAACAGTGACTCCAGCTCCAGAACCACCACCAAAAGGATAGTTATTACTTGAGTCAGAAGACGTAACACTATTGAATTCACTACCTCCAGATGCAAAACCAAAACATACTCTTGAAATAGGGATAATTGTAGTCCCATCTAATGATTGGATAGGTTCTCCTACAATGGTATTCACATCTATCATATCTTTTATGCTTTCCAT from the Clostridium sp. CM027 genome contains:
- the ytfJ gene encoding GerW family sporulation protein, with the protein product MDNHPIENLMRSTMESIKDMIDVNTIVGEPIQSLDGTTIIPISRVCFGFASGGSEFNSVTSSDSSNNYPFGGGSGAGVTVKPVAFLVVKNDSVRLLPVDQQNTYDKIVDTVPQVIDIIKGMFKDSCDKNTECEDSDKYSE